From Toxorhynchites rutilus septentrionalis strain SRP chromosome 2, ASM2978413v1, whole genome shotgun sequence, a single genomic window includes:
- the LOC129771634 gene encoding teneurin-m isoform X4 has translation MNRMNGRVTGNPTELGVDFEPSCLVRTPSGNVYIPSGNIAINSKGSPIDYKSGSACSTPTKDTLKSYDRNCMGPVLPPRSAMCGPPSHHYSAPLNFRKGFTFTKCTWKCTALLVIFLSVILVIALILTASNVLSISYPTTNPCTVLVDEKAEISAAKSTIADANRSVGPGGATAPGRPLSASSASAADSPSLSSASTSAASSLAASTAPANSNSNSNGNGNANGNSNNNNNGGARTFPARSFPPDGTTFSQITLGQRLSKEIPPYSYWNMQFYQSEPAYVKFDYGIPRGASIGVYARRNALPTHTQYHFKEVLSGFNARQTRATHPSMRREVTRYMEPGHWFLSIYNDDGDAQEITFYGLVAEDMTQNCPNGCSGNGQCLLGHCQCNPGYGGDDCSESVCPVLCSQRGEYINGECQCNPGWKGKECSLRHDECEVPDCSAHGHCVSGKCSCVRGYKGKYCEEVDCPHPTCSGHGYCAEGTCICKKGWKGPDCATMDQDALQCLPDCSGHGTFDLDSQTCSCEPKWSGEDCSQELCDLNCGQHGRCVGDSCSCDPGWGGEFCNSKLCDPRCNEHGQCKNGTCLCVTGWNGKHCTLEGCPSGCSQHGQCHVSGELMWECRCYEGWDGADCSVPLEQNCGDNKDNDRDGLVDCEDPECCGSHSCKTSQLCVSAPKPIDVLLRKQPPAITASFFERMKFLIDEGSLQNYAKLETFNESVFWNHFNASRSAVIRGRVVTSLQMGLVGVRVSTSTPLEGFTLTRDDGWFDLMVNGGGAITLQFGRSPFRPQTRIVQVPWNEVVIIDTVVMSTLDDKEKTGLPHTCFSHDYDSMKPVVLATWKHGFQGACPDRSAILAESQVVQESLAIPGTGLNLVYHSSRAAGYLSTIKLQLTPDTIPQTLKLIYLRITIEGILFERVFEADPGIKFTYPWNRLNIYRQRVYGITTAVVKVGYQYTDCKDIIWDVQTTKLSGHDMSISEVGGWNLDIHHRYNFHEGILQKGDGSNIYLKHKPRVILTTMGDGHQRPLECNDCNGIASKQRLLAPVALAAAPDGSLYVGDFNYIRRIMIDGTVKTVVKLNATRVSYRYHMALSPLDGSLYISDPESHQIIKVRNKDDSHDPEHNWEPVVGSGERCLPGDEAHCGDGGLARDAKLAYPKGVAISSDNVLYFADGTNIRMVDRDGVITTLIGNHMHKSHWKPVPCEGTLKIEEMHLRWPTELTINPLDDTLHIIDDHMILRMTPDGRVRVLAGRPLHCASASPVTLDSDLAAHATLVMPQSIAFAPSGDLYVAESDSQRINRIRVIGTDGKIAAYAGAESKCNCLERGCDCYEADHYLAISAKFNTISAITVTPDGHVHIADQANYRIRSVISSLPEAGTSKEYEIYAPNAQEIYVFNRFGQHIATKNIMTGETVYSFLYNVNTSNGKLSTVTDAAGNKVFLLRDYTSLVNSIENTKGQKCRLRMTRTKMLHELSTPDNYNVTFDYHGPTGLLTTKLDSTGRSYVYNYDEFGRLTSAVTPTGKVIDLTFDLSVKGATVKVTENSQREVSMLIQGSSVVSKVGEAATKTTVLVDGGTTSVQSWGNTVSVESVPYILLAEIDPLLGESYPVPSKQRTEINGDLSNRFEWRYFIRHVPVRGKNSRASTQVGRKLRVNGENLLTFEYEKDSSSITISVDDKTELLNVTYDKSSRPISYRPQSGEYADVDLEYDRFGRLTLWKWGNLKEEYTFDRAGRLNEIKYGDGSSIVYAFKDMFSSLPLKVTTPRRSDYLLQYDDAGALQSLTTPRGHIHAFSLQTSLGFFKYQYYSPINRHPFEILYNDDGQILAKIHPHQSGKVAYVYDNAGRLETILAGLSSTQYTYQESTSLVKMVEVLEPGFELRREFKYHAGVMKDEKLKFGSKSALASAHFKYQYDGNARLSGIEMDIDGKDLPILRFKYGQSLGTLDAISDLRITRNAFNRTVVQDTSKQFFTITDFDEHGRVKSVLINIKSFDVYRLELDYDLRNRIKTHKVMVGRVTSLDKVNYNADGHVSEVVGTNSWKYLYDENGNIIGVLEQGDKTNLGYDTGDRVVQVGDVEFNSYDARGYVVRRGEQKYRYNNRGQLIHALERDRFQTWYFYDDMGRLVASHDEKGNVTQYFYANINAPELITHIHYPKVSRTLRFLYDDRDMLVAVETGEQRFYVATDQNGSPIAFFDINGNIVKEVRRTPFGKIVKDSNPSFFVPIDFHGGLLDPNTRLVYMEKRLYDTNVGQWMTPSWEQLATEMRLPTDVFIYRFHNNDPINRKEPMNYMNDLKSWLRLFGYDVAKMQGSKYTKDMIYRPKAMIKSPQLAPDFGVMSGLQCIVEKIDEKFSDFGFVPKPLLKMELKTRDLLPRVAYRRGVFGEGVLISRIDGRALVSVVDGSNSVVQDVVSSVFNSSYFLDLHFSIHDQDVFYFVKDNIMKLRDDTEELRRLGGMFNISTHEISDHAGTNGKELRLHGPDAVVIIKYGVDPEQERHRILKHAHKRAVERSWELEKQLVAAGFQGRGDWTEEEKEELISHGDVDGWVGVDIHSIHKYPQLADDPGNVAFQRDSKRKRRKSGNHKTLRQHRHESS, from the exons GTGCACGAACATTCCCAGCTCGAAGTTTCCCACCGGATGGTACCACCTTCTCGCAGATTACCCTCGGCCAGCGGCTGTCAAAGGAGATCCCCCCGTACAGCTACTGGAACATGCAATTCTACCAGTCGGAACCAGCGTACGTCAAGTTTGACTACGGCATCCCGCGGGGCGCCTCGATCGGAGTTTACGCACGACGGAATGCCCTCCCAACGCACACCCAGTACCACTTCAAGGAGGTGCTGAGCGGCTTCAACGCACGCCAAACACGTGCCACCCAT CCTTCGATGCGGCGTGAGGTAACTCGTTACATGGAACCCGGCCACTGGTTCTTGTCGATCTACAACGATGACGGAGACGCCCAGGAGATTACGTTCTACGGCCTTGTGGCCGAAGACATGACCCAGAATTGCCCGAATGGGTGCTCAGGAAACGGCCAGTGTCTCCTGGGACACTGCCAGTGCAATCCGGGCTACGGAGGCGATGACTGCAGCGAAA GCGTGTGTCCGGTGCTTTGCTCACAGCGTGGCGAATATATCAACGGCGAGTGTCAGTGTAATCCCGGCTGGAAGGGCAAGGAATGTTCGCTACGGCATGACGAGTGCGAAGTCCCGGACTGCAGCGCCCATGGCCACTGCGTTAGCGGGAAGTGCTCATGCGTGCGAGGCTACAAGGGAAAATATTGCGAAGAAG TGGACTGTCCCCATCCGACTTGCTCGGGCCATGGATACTGTGCCGAGGGCACTTGCATCTGCAAGAAGGGCTGGAAGGGACCCGATTGTGCCACCATGGACCAGGACGCGTTACAATGCCTGCCGGACTGTTCCGGCCATGGAACGTTCGATTTGGACAGCCAAACGTGCAGTTGCGAACCGAAGTGGAGCGGTGAGGACTGCTCGCAGGAGCTGTGTGACCTCAACTGTGGCCAGCATGGACGCTGCGTGGGCGACAGCTGCAGCTGCGATCCGGGCTGGGGCGGAGAATTCTGCAACAGTAAACTGTGCGATCCCCGATGCAACGAACATGGTCAATGCAAGAATGGAACCTGTCTCTGCGTGACCGGGTGGAACGGGAAGCACTGCACCCTGGAAGGGTGCCCCAGTGG ATGCTCACAACACGGCCAGTGCCACGTCAGTGGAGAGCTAATGTGGGAATGCCGATGTTACGAAGGTTGGGATGGTGCGGATTGCTCGGTGCCGCTGGAACAAAACTGTGGAGACAATAAGGACAATGACAGAG atgGCCTCGTTGACTGCGAAGACCCTGAGTGCTGCGGAAGCCATTCATGTAAAACCAGTCAGTTGTGCGTTTCAGCGCCCAAACCGATTGACGTATTGCTGCGAAAGCAACCACCAGCAATCACAGCTTCGTTTTTCGAACGAATGAAGTTCTTGATCGACGAGGGAAGCCTCCAAAACTACGCCAAGCTGGAAACGTTCAACGAAAG CGTTTTTTGGAATCATTTTAACGCAAG CCGTTCCGCCGTCATACGTGGCCGCGTGGTGACATCGCTGCAAATGGGTCTGGTCGGAGTGCGTGTGAGCACATCCACCCCGCTGGAGGGTTTCACGCTGACCCGCGACGATGGATGGTTCGATCTGATGGTGAACGGAGGAGGCGCCATAACGCTCCAATTCGGCCGCTCACCATTCCGGCCTCAGACTCGGATTGTGCAGGTGCCCTGGAATGAGGTTGTTATTATCGATACCGTAGTGATGTCAACCCTGGATGATAAGGAAAAGACCGGACTGCCACACACTTGCTTCTCCCATGACTATGATTCGATGAAACCTGTTGTGTTGGCCACCTGGAAGCATGGCTTCCAAGGAGCTTGTCCTGATCGCAGCGCGATCTTGGCCGAGTCGCAAGTCGTGCAAGAATCGCTGGCAATTCCCGGAACCGGCTTGAATCTAGTCTACCATAGCAGTAGAGCTGCTGGTTATCTATCGACCATCAAGCTGCAACTGACGCCGGATACGATCCCCCAAACGCTAAAATTGATCTACCTCCGAATCACCATCGAAGGAATTCTGTTCGAAAGGGTTTTCGAGGCCGACCCAGGTATCAAATTCACCTACCCCTGGAACAGATTGAACATCTACCGCCAGCGCGTATACGGCATCACAACGGCCGTCGTAAAGGTTGGCTATCAGTACACCGACTGCAAGGACATCATCTGGGATGTACAAACGACAAAGCTGAGTGGTCACGATATGAGTATTTCCGAGGTGGGCGGATGGAATCTCGATATCCATCATCGCTACAACTTCCACGAGGGTATTCTGCAGAAAGGTGATGGATCAAATATCTACCTGAAGCACAAACCACGCGTCATTCTCACCACCATGGGAGACGGACATCAGCGGCCATTGGAGTGCAACGATTGCAACGGTATTGCCTCGAAGCAACGTCTGCTAGCCCCAGTGGCGCTTGCCGCTGCTCCAGATGGCAGCCTTTACGTGGGAGATTTCAACTACATTCGTCGAATCATGATCGATGGAACTGTGAAGACCGTTGTGAAGCTTAACGCTACTCGTGTTTCCTACCGTTATCATATGGCCTTGAGTCCACTGGATGGTTCACTGTACATTTCGGACCCCGAGTCGCACCAAATCATCAAGGTTAGGAATAAGGACGATTCGCATGATCCCGAACACAACTGGGAACCCGTTGTTGGAAGCGGAGAACGGTGCCTTCCCGGTGATGAAGCACATTGCGGCGATGGAGGACTTGCTCGTGATGCCAAATTGGCCTACCCGAAGGGCGTTGCCATTTCCTCAGACAATGTACTGTACTTTGCTGATGGTACCAACATCCGCATGGTAGATCGCGATGGTGTCATCACAACCCTCATCGGAAACCACATGCATAAATCCCACTGGAAACCGGTTCCGTGCGAGGGAACGCTCAAGATCGAAGAGATGCACCTTCGCTGGCCAACCGAACTTACCATCAATCCACTCGACGACACGCTGCACATCATCGACGATCACATGATCTTGCGCATGACCCCTGATGGTCGCGTCCGTGTACTTGCCGGTCGTCCCCTTCACTGCGCCTCGGCCTCTCCAGTTACGCTGGACTCGGACCTGGCTGCCCATGCCACTCTCGTCATGCCTCAAAGCATCGCCTTCGCTCCGTCGGGTGATCTCTACGTGGCGGAAAGCGACTCTCAGCGCATCAATCGTATCCGGGTGATAGGTACCGATGGTAAAATTGCGGCATACGCGGGCGCCGAATCCAAGTGCAACTGCCTCGAGCGTGGTTGCGATTGTTACGAAGCCGATCACTACCTAGCTATCAGTGCCAAATTCAACACCATCTCGGCGATCACCGTAACACCCGATGGTCACGTACATATCGCCGACCAGGCCAACTACCGAATCCGTTCGGTTATCTCGAGTCTTCCGGAGGCCGGCACTTCTAAGGAGTACGAAATCTACGCACCGAACGCGCAGGAGATCTACGTGTTCAACCGCTTCGGGCAACACATCGCCACCAAGAACATCATGACCGGAGAGacggtgtacagcttcctgtACAACGTGAACACCTCGAACGGTAAGCTGAGCACGGTCACCGACGCTGCCGGCAATAAGGTGTTCCTGCTGCGAGACTACACCTCGTTGGTGAATTCCATCGAGAACACCAAAGGACAGAAGTGTCGACTGCGTATGACGCGCACGAAAATGCTCCACGAATTAAGCACTCCAGACAATTACAACGTGACGTTCGATTATCACGGACCGACTGGTTTGCTGACCACCAAACTGGACTCGACCGGTCGCTCGTATGTGTACAATTACGATGAGTTCGGACGTCTAACGTCCGCCGTCACTCCCACCGGAAAGGTTATCGACCTGACGTTCGATCTAAGTGTGAAGGGAGCCACTGTGAAGGTGACGGAGAATTCGCAACGGGAGGTCTCAATGCTGATTCAGGGATCGTCGGTCGTCTCGAAGGTTGGCGAGGCCGCCACCAAGACTACCGTGCTGGTCGATGGCGGAACTACAAGTGTTCAGTCGTGGGGCAACACGGTTTCGGTGGAATCGGTACCGTATATTTTGCTGGCGGAAATTGACCCCTTGCTGGGCGAGAGCTACCCGGTACCATCGAAGCAGCGGACCGAGATCAATGGCGATTTGTCGAACCGTTTTGAGTGGAGATACTTTATCCGGCATGTTCCAGTGCGCGGGAAGAATTCTCGTGCCTCAACCCAGGTTGGGCGGAAACTGCGTGTGAACGGAGAGAACTTGTTGACGTTTGAGTACGAGAAGGATAGTTCTTCGATCACCATTTCGGTTGACGATAAGACCGAGCTGTTGAATGTCACGTACGATAAATCTTCGAGACCGATTTCCTACCGACCACAGTCTGGGGAGTACGCCGATGTCGATCTGGAGTACGATCGTTTCGGGCGTTTGACGCTTTGGAAGTGGGGAAATTTGAAGGAAGAGTATACCTTCGATCGAGCTGGTCGATTAAATGAGATCAAATATGGCGATGGAAGCTCGATTGTCTACGCGTTCAAGGATATGTTCAGCAGCTTGCCGCTGAAGGTGACAACACCTCGTCGCTCGGATTACTTGCTGCAGTACGATGACGCGGGTGCGTTGCAATCCCTGACAACTCCAAGAGGTCACATTCATGCGTTCTCGCTACAAACCTCGCTTGGATTCTTCAAGTACCAATACTACTCGCCGATCAATCGACATCCGTTCGAGATTCTGTACAACGATGATGGTCAGATACTGGCGAAGATCCATCCGCATCAGTCCGGAAAGGTGGCGTACGTGTATGACAACGCTGGCCGACTGGAGACGATCTTGGCGGGACTTTCCTCCACGCAGTATACGTACCAGGAGAGCACGAGCTTAGTGAAGATGGTGGAGGTGCTCGAACCAGGATTCGAATTGAGGAGAGAGTTCAAGTACCATGCCGGAGTGATGAAGGACGAGAAGTTGAAGTTTGGTTCGAAGAGTGCACTGGCATCAGCGCATTTCAAATATCAGTACGATGGTAACGCGAGACTCAGCGGAATTGAGATGGATATCGATGGGAAGGATTTGCCGATCCTGCGATTCAAGTATGGACAGAGCTTGGGAACGCTGGATGCCATCAGTGATTTGAGGATCACGAGGAATGCCTTCAATCGAACCGTGGTCCAAGATACTTCGAAGCAGTTCTTCACGATAACCGATTTCGATGAACATGGTCGGGTGAAGAGCGTTCTGATCAATATCAAATCGTTTGACGTTTATCGACTAGAGCTGGATTACGACCTGAGGAATAGAATCAAGACGCATAAGGTGATGGTGGGTCGGGTGACCTCTCTGGATAAGGTTAACTATAATGCCGATGGACATGTAAGCGAAGTCGTTGGAACCAACAGCTGGAAGTATTTGTACGATGAGAATGGTAACATAATCGGGGTTTTGGAGCAAGGTGATAAGACCAATTTGGGATACGACACGGGTGATCGAGTGGTACAGGTTGGAGATGTTGAGTTCAACAGTTACGATGCTCGTGGTTATGTCGTACGACGGGGTGAGCAGAAGTACCGGTACAACAATCGAGGACAGCTGATCCACGCACTAGAAAGAGATCGCTTCCAAACTTGGTACTTCTACGATGACATGGGTCGGCTAGTGGCTAGCCATGATGAGAAAGGCAATGTCACACAGTACTTCTACGCCAACATCAACGCCCCTGAACTGATTACACACATTCACTACCCTAAGGTATCACGAACGCTTCGTTTCTTGTACGATGATCGAGATATGTTGGTGGCTGTCGAGACAGGCGAACAGCGTTTCTACGTTGCGACAGATCAAAACGGCTCTCCGATCGCTTTCTTCGACATCAATGGCAACATCGTGAAGGAGGTGCGCCGAACGCCCTTCGGAAAGATTGTCAAAGATTCCAACCCAAGCTTCTTCGTCCCGATCGACTTCCACGGTGGACTGCTCGATCCAAACACCCGGCTCGTGTACATGGAGAAGCGACTGTACGACACCAACGTGGGTCAATGGATGACACCCTCGTGGGAACAGCTAGCGACGGAAATGCGACTGCCAACCGACGTGTTCATCTACCGATTCCACAATAACGATCCGATCAACCGCAAAGAACCGATGAACTACATGAACGATCTGAAGTCCTGGCTTCGACTGTTCGGTTACGACGTTGCGAAGATGCAAGGATCGAAATACACGAAGGATATGATCTACCGACCGAAAGCGATGATCAAATCACCCCAGCTGGCGCCGGACTTTGGTGTGATGTCGGGCTTGCAATGTATCGTTGAGAAG ATTGACGAAAAGTTCTCCGATTTTGGTTTCGTGCCAAAACCATTGCTGAAGATGGAGCTTAAAACGAGAGATCTGTTGCCACGGGTTGCTTATCGCCGAGGGGTGTTTGGCGAAGGAGTTCTAATTTCGCGCATCGATGGTAGAGCCCTGGTCAGTGTGGTTGACGGCTCGAACAGTGTTGTTCAGGATGTAGTCTCGTCAGTGTTCAATAGCTCGTATTTCCTTGATCTACACTTCAGCATTCATGATCAGGATGTGTTCTACTTTGTGAAGGACAACATCATGAAGCTGCGAGATGACACGGAAGAGCTACGTCGACTCGGTGGCATGTTCAACATTTCCACTCACGAAATCAGTGATCACGCTGGTACAAATGGAAAGGAGCTTCGACTGCACGGACCGGATGCGGTGGTGATTATCAAGTACGGAGTCGATCCCGAACAGGAGCGACATAGGATACTGAAACATGCTCACAAACGAGCCGTGGAGCGGTCGTGGGAACTGGAGAAGCAGCTCGTTGCTGCCGGCTTCCAGGGACGTGGTGATTGGACAGAGGAAGAGAAGGAAGAACTGATATCGCACGGTGACGTCGATGGATGGGTTGGTGTCGATATTCACAGCATACACAAGTACCCACAGCTGGCGGATGACCCCGGCAATGTGGCCTTCCAGCGAGACTCGAAGCGGAAACGACGGAAGAGTGGCAATCACAAAACACTGCGACAGCACAGGCACGAAAGCTCGTGA